The genomic segment attaaaaagacacacaggTCAGTGTAATGATAGTTCTTCTTAATTCCTGAACAGCTAACTTTTTGGAGACGTTAGATTTCTGTAGGATACTGACATATCATCTGTAGTTATgtattcaaaatatcaaaagagaaaattaaaaaatataatttacattaTCAGCCTGAATTATGTTGGAGACAGCACTCAGCACTCGCTAACACGACAAACATCCTTAGTTTAGTATCTGTGGATCATGTTATAAGAAATCTATTTGTCTAAAGAACCTGATACACAGAGGAACCGTGGATCAGCGAATCCGACCGAAACTCATGACCAGCAGCAGTCAGTTGTGGACATTTTTCTCCAGCTTAACGGGCGTGTTAGATCATTTTACTCTCTGGCCGTGAAGATTTGccacatttctcaaaatgtggGCGCGTATCACTgccttaaaataaaaaggcacacacacacacacacacacacacacacacacacacacacacacacacacacacacacacacaaacacacagaagcacactgAGACTGAGAGAAACGGCATCCTGTCCACTCATTCTTACGagacagaatgaatgaatcactAACCCCAAGATTtactttgtctctttcttctgTGAATAAAGTATCCTCTCTATAAAATAAAGTCTCCTTCTTGCCTTCCCTGAAATGTTTAGTGATATCAGCTGGAATCATTTGGGTTAacttattaatattaataatatttactGCTGTGAAACtacatatattttctttttattcaggCACCTCATAACATACTAAGACTGTTGCAAAAATATGGATCCACTTCAAGTATGACACATTAACTTTAGGGGTCATTTAGAAAACATGACTGTACAACATAAGGACGTAAAGAAAGAGGGGGGGTTAAACAGAGCCCGTTTTTGGCTGTGTGACTGGAGAGTTTGTACCAATCTGAAGCCTGAAGTCAGGataagaagaaaacaacagaaaacaacaacaactcttTGTGTGCAAATGCATTCTGGTCCATCCAGACTCTCGGCCCACTTCAACGCACTTTCAGATGTGACCCTCTTGGGACCTTTGTGCCAGCTTAGGCCCCTGTACAGGAGCTTACTGAAAGCTGGCTCATCACTGGACGATCTGGGGCATCTCGCTCCAGGCTTTGGCCTTCTTCTTGGCCAGCGCCATCCATGGAGGCTCGTCCTGgggcagagcaggaggaggcaggCCTCGCTGGGAGGGCGGGGTCTGTCCAGAAAGACCTGGAGCTCTCGAACCAGACTTTTCTGGAGCGGTTCTCGATGAAAAAGGAGTGGATGTGGCTGTCGTACTCTGGGGCTGGGGCGTCTGGGAGGAAGGTAAAGAGGTGGCAGCTATGGAGAGAGATGGCGGGCTTGTGCAAGAGGGCGATTTTTGGGGAACAGGAACCGGAGAAAGGGGGGACAGGGATCTTTGGGCTGGGTTGGGTTGGGGTGGAGGTTTTGTGGAGGCAGGTGGAACTTGGGGTTTCGGAGGGACCGGACAGGGCAGCGACTGGGCTTTTGAAGGTTGAGGTGGCACTGGagttggaggagagagagctcTCCTTGCCTCCTTTTCTACAGATGCTGAAGGTTTGCTGATCTCCAACGAActcactggaagaaaaaaaaaaaaaaaaaaaaaaagaagaaacatgtcaaacacaaacaaactagAGAAGCATTTCCTGAAAGATATGCGTGTGATTGCTGTGTGTATTGATGCCGAATGGCATGATGTTTGGATGACTTTAGAATCAATTGTTAACTCATGGAACCTTGATGTATTTGCTGAGTTGTCGATGCAATGGAGGGATGTGAACGGAAGCTTTAATGCATTATGTTATATGAGTCATTATCACCGGGTAAAGGTAATGAGttactgtgtatatacagtggGTCTAGAGTGGCCCATATAAACTTTCAAGCATTACATAACTCATAATAATTCATTAACTGTGCATGTTCTCATAATAACTTAAtgcacagtttttctttcaggaATAATGAACATTTCAAAACACGAATGGGGTCTGTACCGTTTATGGTGGTTACGTAGAAATACAATGGATGTCTATggaattattattaaaaattaatcaaaaagtaCAACAGTTTTTACTTAGAAAAATCATAGCAGCCATCTACAAAGAATAATGCATGATTTGACATGTCAATCATCTCAGCATCAAAACTGGAGGAGGAGATACGTACCAAAAGGGTTGAAAGAAATGGGTTTTTCAGGACCAGCTCAATAAGTATGCAGATCTATGCCAACTTGATAAATATACAGGAAACTGCATCGAGTTATGCATTTATCAATATATGTGTGGTGTTAGGAGCCTAATCAGTTGTGAGTCGCAGGTGAGCAAAAGAGGCACAGAAGAATACACACAACGGAGTGAAGAACAGTCATATTATATAAAACAGCACAATTCACTTGCCTGGTGATCTGTTTTCTGGAATACGTTGCtcgtttttcctctttattctcTATTCTAAACCAGAACTATTTTCCTATTCTTACATCcatcaattttttatttttgcccaATTACCTTTATCTTTTTCGTCaatttaacccccccccccaaaaactgtatttctgacaaatttGTCAGCCTCTTCAAGCCTATGTGGGTTGAAATCGATACATCAACTCAGAGAGTGCACCATTGACTGTTAATAGAAGGTGAATTACAGTTAACGTTGTTGGGGTCAGTTGCAGTAGCAGACTCTTCACAGATGAGGGCAGCAttacatcagtaaaaaaaaaaacaacttgcacGCAACAGGTTGAGGTGCTGAGCCAACAACAGGTTAAGTggttacttttaaaaacactgaccttTTAAAATCAAGTACACTGACCTAAAACAAAGACAGCTGAAATGCTCCAATGCTGCGACTGGCCTGTCTTTTGAAAGtgcattcagtttattttgcaacctgtgtgtctttgcatctgtgtgtgttctgaccTTTGCTTGGGGATTCAGCTGTTTTGCTGCTGTGCTCCCTGCTTGCAGCTGAGCTGACGTACATTGGCAGGGAAGATTTCCTCTCTTGTTCCTCCTacaaacacagagcagcatgGTCAGTTATACAGTATCTGGGTACAGCCTGCTGTCTGGAATAACAAGTAGCTGGAATTGTGCGGTGATGttctatatatactgtatatggacgCAGGGGAAGAAACCAACAGTGTACACAAAAGTGCGTTTCCATCCGAAGCATGTATTTTTAGACTGTTGGAAACCCAAAACTAAACACTGGAATTTTTTCTTTGGCAAAATATATAATTGCGCAATGACTGTGAGCAATAGTTCTTCTGTATACTGAACTTTGCATCAGTGTTTCGCTTATTCATTATGATGATCACAGGGACATGTGATTCGCATGTTATGGAAAAATGTTGCCCCTTAGAAACCAGTTGCTAATTAAACAcaatcatttttcatgttggtaAAGTGGATTTAACATGAATATAACAACTAAACTAAACATCTGTACTTTGTTCCACCTCTCATAAGGACTGGACACctattttttggggggttttctGACTTCAGAGTCACCCCCCCAGGCTTGCTGCGAATTTGTGTCCACATAAAAGACATGCATGGCCGCgcggatacacacacacacacacacacacacacacacacacacacacacacacacacacacacacacacacacacacacacacacacacattacctTCTTGACAGTAATCTCATCCAGTGAGTTTTCTTTATAgatcttctgtttctgtttggcCATAGAGATCCAACTGGGAGAATCCGGTCCGCCAGAAACACCACGAGCTACAGCTGGGTCTgaatcaaaaacacagcagacacagtCAGACCATGGCCTGGATCAGGGGCTACTTTCTATTTCCTTCTCAAAGTGTAATCTAAACCAAGTTTTGGATTATTACATCTGAGCACCTCACTGAAAGCCTTATGCTCTTAGTGtaagtcaagtcaaatcaagtcGAACTTTACTTGTCCCCAGAGGGGCAATTGGTTATGCAGCAGTAAAAACACTAgatcagaaacacacaagccAATTAATTAAGATAATACGATACAAGGTCAGTATGTAAGAaaatgctgtgtgtttttatgtgtatacaCACCTGAGATACGCTTGGCCTTTCCTCCACCGTCTCCATGTACATCTGGCTTCTTAGGGAGGGCAGGCTTGTTACCGATTGGCTGACTTATAGTGGGCTTAACACTGATTGGCTGTGGTGGCTCAGCTTTACAGCCGATTGGCGGAATTGGAGTCTCGATGGGAGACTGAGTAAGAGAAAACCAGATAGTTAAtaagtaaagaataaaaactctgGTTAATCTGTTCATTGACTCTGCATTCCAACTCTAAAGGACCTCGTTAAATCAGGTATTTTTGTGACCTTTCAATGATTACAGACAGAATTTCAAATGTATGTGGCACAGTTATTGATGCTAACCATCTGCAAGCTCTAGTTGTagcaatttaaaatatttgacttaAACCTCTTTCATCATTTGTCTCCGACAAAATTTCTTGAACTTGAATATAATATACTTTATTTCATTCACAAAGGTAAGAAACTTCAGATTCCTGCCATCTGAACATCGTCAGTTATCTTGATAAGTGAAGGATAACCACGAAAACAAGACTCAAAAACATGCTGTCAACTATAACAGCACAAGTCGGGGTCATCACCTCTGTGTTGTCCTCCTCTGAGCTGAAGCGGTGCAGAACTGACGTCTTCCTCAGCCGGACCCCAAACGGGTTGTCGGGGCTTCCCTCCACTACGACAGAGCTCTCTGTAGGTGGGAGGTGTAAAAGTTGGTCTGCggtttcactttattttaagtcaaACAGACAGTTCACCTCATGTGACTGGAAAACAGAAGACGCGGGTCATAGTGAAAATAGGACGTGCAATTACCGCGTAGGACACTGAATCGACCCTAGACAGGGCAACAAGACAAGCACCCACACATATAAAATCGTACTAATGATCATGTTTAAGGTCTCTACCTTCTGTGCTTGCAGCACCTGAGGCCTGAGGTTTAACAGAGGATGGCGACGATGTCGCACTGCTCTGCGGTTTGGCAGCGGCGCTCCCAGCATTCCTCGCTCTACCAGGACTCAACACCAGCTCAACCTTAGGCGAGCTCGGAGGCTCTGCTTTCACGGCCGGATCCTTCTTGGTCGTAGCCTCCGCCTCCTCGCTTCCGGGGCCTGTGGTGGCAGATGACAGAGAGGAGGCGCAGGCgggtggagaggagggaggagtcAAACTTTGTGATCTCTGCCAGACGGGGGCGATGGTGAAGCGGGCTTTGCTCTGATCCGAACTACTGGGTGGCTGGTTGACTGTTTGCTCCACAGAGGCAGGAGGTGTAGCTTCTTCTTCCAGGGCCAACGGTTTTTCTTCGTCAGCTCGATCTTGATCTGTAGATGCTACAGCACGATCGGGTGATTCAGTGACATGTTCTTTGAGATCTGCAGCAGTTGGAGACTGTTGGAAGAAAGACGTGATTTTCTCTGAGCTGGGAGAGACTAGGTTTATGTGGATAGTGGTAGTGCTGGTCTTACTGGGGGAGAGAGCCCCACTCTCTTGTGATTGAGTCTCATAATGTGACTctggaagagacagagaaggcaGCTTGGAAGAAACAGTAGCTTGTTCTGTGGCCTCAGTTTGATCTTTTTCCTCTTGCTTTTTGTCTAAATAGGACATTTCGACCTTTTCATCCACATCAGGTGGGTTTGCTTCCGCGTCGTCCTCTTGGTCGGGTTTTTGTTCAGAGCGGTCGACCTCTACACCTTCCTCCGCCACCTCAGAGTTTTCTTGCCCCTCCTGCACCTTGGCGCGTGCCCGATCACCCAGTTCTGTAGGGATTTCATCATCGCTTGTTGCCATTACAGTGCACGAAGCGTCATCTCCAACTGCAGCATCTGCACCTTCATCTGCCTCCTGCACTGACATGGCAGTTCCGACTTCTTCATCTGCTGCATCAGGAAAGGTCTCCGTCATCTCCTCGTCATCCTCCCGCTCTTCATCAATTGCTTCCTCGGCCTCCTCCACTCTCACGCCCACTTCCTTCGCCTCCACCTCCAAatcatcctcttctctcttctcccctccctcctcctcctccacctctggcTCATTCTCCAGCTCTAttgcttcctcctctctctcactctcttcctcttgtctttcttcCTGTGCCTGGatgtcagtttttcttgtaAGCATATCATTTTTCTCCTCAGGTTTgacttcctctgcctcctctttccctgcttcttctttttgctggaagacaaaggagagaggaaaataagaaaagcaaagattaaagTTTTTCAAGTGCACGCACCTTGAGCCTCATGGATGAACCGCATATACAAACAGATTTGTTCTTCAGCGGCATGTACAAATGATTTAAGAAAAGGTCGGGCGTTCAACAGTTTTCACTGAGGTACAAACAAAATTCATGAATGATCTAGACTTGTCTCAAGAGTCATGTAAAGATAGTCTGGCTTTCTCCACAGGGGCGGAAACACTTGTTTTACGTAAAGTGGCTtcaatcagtatttttatatgaaaaatggatcacatgactatttgtatgtaaaatggGTCAGTTGTAGTGAGGAATCCGCAAAGAATTATCGCCCAACTCTGCAGTGCTCACCAGCTCTGCGGAGCTTTATATCAACTTTCAGCTTAGTGTTATGAATATATTAACCATTGGCGGAAAGGGTCAAATGACTGTGTTTAATATGGAGACTGTGCTCCCAAGAAGAACAACAGCATGAGTCATTCCAGCCCCAAAGCCACATCTGTTTATCTtaaagtgacaaagccctctagtggccatcGTAATTATGACGTAGACAAAGGACGTATGACAAAGTCCGCATGAGAAGGATGTCAGGGCGGATGGACTGGTCAACAAAACGTCAGACTTTAACACGGGAGACAGCTGTGTGTTTCTCGTTTCTAACTGACAACATTGGGTCCTTTAAGCGGGACCACAAATgttccctaatcttaaccatgtttaatattgtaaccatgacgacaaacCTTGTCTTTTCAAACCAAACCATGATGTTTCCCTAAGCCAATcgaagttgtttttgtgcctaaagtTAACCaaaaccaatttatttttcagtgtgatttttaacagtttagGCATAGACAAATGATTTTATCCTACCCACGAGGGCGTCAGATCACAAAACTCTTCTATGTGTCATTCTAACAGGCATGGAAAACAACGTGTTTGCTCTTTTAATTATGGAGGACTTGCTGGATGATGTGGACAGTGTGAAAGCTGTTGCtagtagtgacaaacccacagagcaTTATCACCTGACTGCAGTTTCCCTCCCTTCTACAGAGCATTTAGCCTCTTTCAGGTTATTGTTTTGGTTCGTgggcccacaactttactgttttggttcactcttacCGGTCTCATAGCATCGCTTTCGGAGGGTAGCGGGCTGTTTTCAATGAAACACTCTAAAACCCCACTGTACACTGcttcctgctcagcaccaaatgacagacggacaaagttagcaactagctggtgaacttTTCAGAGCctttagcagccaaagagccaaatatttacTTCAGGAGTGGGTGGAGAAACAGTGGTAAGAGGAGAGTCGGGTGGCCACATATAAGACTCTAAATAAATACCCGTGTTGCTCCATGTCTCCTGGATCTGTAAATGGGCAACCGTTCACCATACCAACTTTAGGAGGTGATAATTTAtcaatgtttgtgtttgcacgTGCGCTgaccccaagtggccaaaaatacTTTAAGAAATTGGAGTTATAATATGTCACCgacatcaaataaaataaaaatcatgaaattAAAGTTAATGTACAATTAATATTTGGTCACAATATCAGTGTACTGTGCATCACAGCTTGCCAAGACATGCAAGTTTtagattcaaaaaaaaaaagagtattttgGCATCATGACAGCTTTTACAGTTCACTAGTTGGTAGGACAATGCTCCAACAATTGCCTCAGGATCTTAATGCAAATAGCTGTTCAGGTGAACATCCTCCACTGCATCCGACAGTGTAAAATCACAGGTAAGGGAATCTTTCACATCCCTTTGACTTTCCCACTTTGCTCTGGCAAAGAGGCTTTTTGGCATCTAACTTGATATCATTACCTCTTTATTACCGTCGTGATACAGCTCTGTGATGGCGTAACATGACAGCAGGACTTGTAGCTCAGCTGTGTGAAAGTCTTCTTTTATTCTTGGGTGACAGCTTTGTTAATTAAACTTGCCAACAAAGTGGTATGAATATTAGGAGACGCATAAGTCAAGGTTCTTACATGAGGCCCACTGTGTtctatacaaaataaatgtaagagCTTACAAATATAGATAGCTTTTAAAGCTACTTAAATCACAATACTAcaattgaatgaaaaatacatacacCATGTTGACTGAATAGTTCCACAGCTagttcttcttcctcctctgcttcttcttcttcttcttcttcttcctcttcttcagtgAGAACCACTTCTTCTTGGCAGGAATGATTGgaaacctcctcctcttcctctgtggcgTGACCCAACAGTAGAGAGCCCGAGGGAGCAGCCTGATAACTGACAGGCTCAtccccctctgcctcctcctccttcacctcctctccatcttctacctctgcttcctctttttcctcttcttccaacTCCAGGACGACCCCCTCAGTCTCCACACCCGGCGGGCAAGATGTGAGGGGAGTTTTCAAGGAACTCAGTACCTCCTGTAAGAAggagctctcctcctccttgttttCCTGGACTCCATCTTCTTCTGCTCCCAACTTACTGTCAGCCTCGTTCTCCTCTGCTCCTTGGGCAATACCTGGAGGTTCCAGTAAATACTCTCTTGGACCAGCAGAGGGCTCTGGTGTGGCCCTAGAAGCAGAAATCAAGGGGTCAGATTGCCTGGAGAGGAAAGAACAATTCAGACTGTGAGAAGGAGAAAACAAGGCGGAAATCACGTCTAATCACCTGGGACTGGCCATAGAGGAGGCTCTGGAGCTGGGCCTGGAGGAGGGCAGGGGCTGGGCATCCGGGGCTTCCTCCTCTGAGAGCATCGTCtcaggaggagaggaagtgtCCGGGCTGTGAGAAACATCCTGTTCTGCTTCCGActcatcctctccctcctccctctcctccttatCTCTCAACAGGGATTGTCTGGAATGCTGTGGttgctccttttccttctcttcctcctcttcttcgttgtcttcttcttcttcttcttctgccgcctcttcttcttcttctacttcttctcctcctccttcctcttctctctccactttTGGTTTCAGCTCATCAAAACTTGCAACTAGattagagacaaaaacaaagatctcaAAGATCAATCTGATCGGATCAATCTGATCTGATCAATTACACAGTGGCATCAAGTATATGGAAGTCCTTGGCTGGCattataaaaatgacagaaaacgaTTTTAGATCATTTATTTTAGATCATTTCTTCTGCAACTGAAAAATTTCATAATAGTAGGATTCTCCAGAAATTAACCATCATAAAAATGACCCTGAAAAAgaccatttccattttattttcattaaaaataaaaaagtaaaatcaggaAATGGTTCATCATTACAATTTCAAGCTTAGGTTACAAATTGTCTGCGAAATGGACAAAAAGTCCATTTACCTTTCAATTTCATTGCTATTATGGCGTTTATGGTGTTATGCTCAGGAgcaaactgaaaattatttgtCAATGGagggttttattttaattataaatttgGCAGTAATTGTGCATtttcaaatctgaaaatgaaaattagttattcaaatcttaaatttaatttttgtcatacatcaaacacacacaacaatgggatacaaattttcaatttgataggatgatttaattttaatattggTGGTCAGTGACTTCcatacttttaatttgaagtacATAAACACCTCCTGACCTTCTGTATCTGGTTGTTCTTGCTCCTccaaagcttttgttttggaaGTGTTCAGCATCTCGTCCACCACAGAgtctccctctgttttcatCTCCAGCCTCTGCACGAACATAAGACATTAGAAATTCTGTCAGCATTATCCTTTACCACTCAGACGGCCATCAAGTTATCAAATTACTGATCAAGTTAGACAGACCTTTAACGAGAAGATGCGGATCCActaaatcagaaaatatctgTCCTGCTGAAGCGCCACTGAGCAGAACACTGGTTCTATCCTATCCTCTGACCCtattgtattattttgattGGGCAAAAGGTCATAACCAAATTATTTATAACTAGCATCTAGGAATTAGCTAAACTGGTTATGTTACTCTAAACACTTCACTGCATGGAGGCAACGGGATGCACCTCAGACAGGAGAGGTACACATGACAATTTTCACCCTATTCATTGgatttataaatgtataaaagcCTTAAATTCGATAAAAATGTTAGGACCTTTGTGGGAAAGCTGAGCTGTTGCAGCAGCGGGTAGTACAagcaacagtatttttagcAGCAACAGAGCAAAAATAAGAATCTGGGAAAAGattaaataagaataaaaaacaacacaacctACGTTTTATGTGTTTAGTTTGGCTATTGTTTctattaataatattaacttTGTACTCAACATGTAAATTGCTAAGCTATGGTTACATGCCAATTGGCTTACTGTAGTTGTGCACACACAGTATGCTCTCTGGAATAGGGGATTATTATGGACATTTCAGGTTTGCTATCTTTCGGTTTCGcttccaaataaagtggtttataTAATTTGGCTCAACTGTCAGTTTTTGTTCCAACTTGTCTGACAGCTTGTATTTTTTGCCCCAGTGGATGTGTTGCAGCGATCCCAACATGTTCCCAGAAGTCAGCTATCACTATGAAAGATATGACTTTATGATAACTGATTGAAACAATGGCTaaaactatcaaaataaaacctgtgtTGGAATAAAGTGAAATGGTCCTCTAAAGGATATGTATTGGGTGTATTAGTTTATGTGTTCGTGTtagtgtatttgtatatgtatgagTCTCTTACACTGGCAGGTTTCCTCTTGTTGCAGGCTTTGTGTCTCAGGCCCAGCTTGTGTTTGGCAGCGGAGTTGTCCAGACAGGCGAAGggactggctggctgactgaagTCCCCTGGAACCACCAGGGGGCTCATTGCTCTACTGGAGGCTGCACAGGACAGCtgggaagacagagagacaaacaaagacataaGGTTTCactaaaaatattcacaaataacTTGTTAGCTGAGAAAATACTCCTTAGGCATTTGTGAATACAGGTAAACTAATTCCCTCCTACAGCTGGACTCtaaaccaccaccacccaaATAAGCGTCATCATCTGGGGGAACCTTTGGAGGAGCTCCACTCACAAAAACTGGGATTTGTCCACCCGTGTCCTGGGGAAATTATATGCACATGCCACTGTATCCTCAAAGCCTGTCTCCCATTGTTTCCCAGTGGAGCAGCTCCAGACACAGCTGGCCACATTACAGACTTGAGTCATCACTCTTAGTCTTTTTCCCAGCTTTGAGTAACTTAACAGCCCAGCATCgaggctggagagagaaaagtgtgtTGAGAGTTTGTTAAAGGGTGGATTTTCACTGAAATGATGAAGGCAGCAGATAAAGAAACCAAAGGAAATAAAGCCAGACCAGCAGcaacagagtgagagaaagggagtCCAGCTGTATAAATATTAGCTGTCCTTATCTGCAGGACCCCCACTTACTCTGTCATCACTGGAAAAGTATCCCTAGATACTATAAATTCTGTATTTGGTAactattttttaacaaaaagacTCAAAAGTGTCCACATTGAGGTCTGTGAATTATCCTGAGTAACCAGGTCCTCACCAATGGAAACATACACTGTTGTgaaatttttcaaatacattcTTTGTTGCCTCAAGCACCACTCTTTGTGGCAGAAGCTGGACATCTCTGAACCTcggcaaataaaaccaaaactatctggaTGACATATGTTTCTACGATTTGGTAGAACTTGCCCCTTTAGGACTCACATTCAATTGTCTGACTCATACCTGGACTGAGAGATCATGTAACATTCAGAGGAATATGAACACAGCTCTTCTTTGTTGACAtttagatttgtttatttatggaGATTTCAAATCTGTATgcgtgagtgtttgtgtgtggggcGGGCCGAGGGAGATTCTGAATGTTATAACTACAAGCAGACATACTGACTGCCAGAGAAACCAATGGAATGCACTCTGAACACTCACACAGCAGTAGATCACTGGaataacacatacagtactacAGTCAGAGAAAAGGACaatgaaagagaggaagtgaCATAAAGAGGGAGAAGACGTCCAGAAGCAGActcccaccaacacacacacacacaccctgaggTCCATCTTCAAACATCACAAACCAAGCACATGACAGCTATTTACTACAGATAGagtatgcatttgtgtttggGAAACTGCTGTATGATCCAGAGCTGAAGAAGAAATCCTCTGATTTAAGAAAACCTGAAACTGCACTATTTGTATCCAGACAGTACATAAAAAACACCAGTACTGAAAGATGGATATATGtgaattgaatgaaatgaactgaactaCGGTTGTGTTTGAAGGACTGTTTCTTTCAGATACTTCATCTTTAGTCTCTCAAATTGATGTTGACTCAGTTGAAAGCTCGGTTATGTATCCTTCATGcgttttttttggccacttggtggcagcagaaacaagtcaTATACGCAGCACCGACTTAATATTGCCTTATACAATTATTATGGCTAACGTGTTAGCAAAGCGTTACtcatttacacatctagcagacacagagcaacgtTAGGATTCAAAAAATGTTGTGTCTCCATGAAGTCCGTTGTGAGTTCTCAGTGAATGGGAAAGCTCCAGAAAGTGCCACTGCGAATGGAATTCATAAAGTCACTGCAGTCCTCCTTGACTGCATTCCTATGTGTGGAATGCACTTTAAAAGGgatattttcaggtttttgtgtgcatgtctttgtagCTGGCTATTTGTGGTTCCCTTCA from the Xiphias gladius isolate SHS-SW01 ecotype Sanya breed wild chromosome 23, ASM1685928v1, whole genome shotgun sequence genome contains:
- the zgc:66433 gene encoding capping protein inhibiting regulator of actin dynamics isoform X5, with amino-acid sequence MASGPPDGMANQEPAEVQEECSGKKKSKFQTFKKFFARKKRKEQSAVGADTGLKASQSSDNVSKTSENNTLTRSEKDKGSGSKISLGSKALSHDSVFVSDSSEANEALGASQDSIHGKVKSLQLQLKQAIKLGSPPSLVCVKRTEDAGTMSEDDGLPCSPPEYTTLHTVMNQAQRNSSISLEGVDSDDDQLSCAASSRAMSPLVVPGDFSQPASPFACLDNSAAKHKLGLRHKACNKRKPASRLEMKTEGDSVVDEMLNTSKTKALEEQEQPDTEVASFDELKPKVEREEEGGGEEVEEEEEAAEEEEEEDNEEEEEEKEKEQPQHSRQSLLRDKEEREEGEDESEAEQDVSHSPDTSSPPETMLSEEEAPDAQPLPSSRPSSRASSMASPRATPEPSAGPREYLLEPPGIAQGAEENEADSKLGAEEDGVQENKEEESSFLQEVLSSLKTPLTSCPPGVETEGVVLELEEEEKEEAEVEDGEEVKEEEAEGDEPVSYQAAPSGSLLLGHATEEEEEVSNHSCQEEVVLTEEEEEEEEEEEAEEEEELAVELFSQHGQKEEAGKEEAEEVKPEEKNDMLTRKTDIQAQEERQEEESEREEEAIELENEPEVEEEEGGEKREEDDLEVEAKEVGVRVEEAEEAIDEEREDDEEMTETFPDAADEEVGTAMSVQEADEGADAAVGDDASCTVMATSDDEIPTELGDRARAKVQEGQENSEVAEEGVEVDRSEQKPDQEDDAEANPPDVDEKVEMSYLDKKQEEKDQTEATEQATVSSKLPSLSLPESHYETQSQESGALSPSKTSTTTIHINLVSPSSEKITSFFQQSPTAADLKEHVTESPDRAVASTDQDRADEEKPLALEEEATPPASVEQTVNQPPSSSDQSKARFTIAPVWQRSQSLTPPSSPPACASSLSSATTGPGSEEAEATTKKDPAVKAEPPSSPKVELVLSPGRARNAGSAAAKPQSSATSSPSSVKPQASGAASTEESSVVVEGSPDNPFGVRLRKTSVLHRFSSEEDNTESPIETPIPPIGCKAEPPQPISVKPTISQPIGNKPALPKKPDVHGDGGGKAKRISDPAVARGVSGGPDSPSWISMAKQKQKIYKENSLDEITVKKEEQERKSSLPMYVSSAASREHSSKTAESPSKVSSLEISKPSASVEKEARRALSPPTPVPPQPSKAQSLPCPVPPKPQVPPASTKPPPQPNPAQRSLSPLSPVPVPQKSPSCTSPPSLSIAATSLPSSQTPQPQSTTATSTPFSSRTAPEKSGSRAPGLSGQTPPSQRGLPPPALPQDEPPWMALAKKKAKAWSEMPQIVQ
- the zgc:66433 gene encoding capping protein inhibiting regulator of actin dynamics isoform X1; this translates as MSWFQSLRDDFDLRPFEFQQTHSDSAAMASGPPDGMANQEPAEVQEECSGKKKSKFQTFKKFFARKKRKEQSAVGADTGLKASQSSDNVSKTSENNTLTRSEKDKGSGSKISLGSKALSHDSVFVSDSSEANEALGASQDSIHGKVKSLQLQLKQAIKLGSPPSLVCVKRTEDAGTMSEDDGLPCSPPEYTTLHTVMNQAQRNSSISLEGVDSDDDQLSCAASSRAMSPLVVPGDFSQPASPFACLDNSAAKHKLGLRHKACNKRKPASRLEMKTEGDSVVDEMLNTSKTKALEEQEQPDTEVASFDELKPKVEREEEGGGEEVEEEEEAAEEEEEEDNEEEEEEKEKEQPQHSRQSLLRDKEEREEGEDESEAEQDVSHSPDTSSPPETMLSEEEAPDAQPLPSSRPSSRASSMASPRATPEPSAGPREYLLEPPGIAQGAEENEADSKLGAEEDGVQENKEEESSFLQEVLSSLKTPLTSCPPGVETEGVVLELEEEEKEEAEVEDGEEVKEEEAEGDEPVSYQAAPSGSLLLGHATEEEEEVSNHSCQEEVVLTEEEEEEEEEEEAEEEEELAVELFSQHGQKEEAGKEEAEEVKPEEKNDMLTRKTDIQAQEERQEEESEREEEAIELENEPEVEEEEGGEKREEDDLEVEAKEVGVRVEEAEEAIDEEREDDEEMTETFPDAADEEVGTAMSVQEADEGADAAVGDDASCTVMATSDDEIPTELGDRARAKVQEGQENSEVAEEGVEVDRSEQKPDQEDDAEANPPDVDEKVEMSYLDKKQEEKDQTEATEQATVSSKLPSLSLPESHYETQSQESGALSPSKTSTTTIHINLVSPSSEKITSFFQQSPTAADLKEHVTESPDRAVASTDQDRADEEKPLALEEEATPPASVEQTVNQPPSSSDQSKARFTIAPVWQRSQSLTPPSSPPACASSLSSATTGPGSEEAEATTKKDPAVKAEPPSSPKVELVLSPGRARNAGSAAAKPQSSATSSPSSVKPQASGAASTEESSVVVEGSPDNPFGVRLRKTSVLHRFSSEEDNTESPIETPIPPIGCKAEPPQPISVKPTISQPIGNKPALPKKPDVHGDGGGKAKRISDPAVARGVSGGPDSPSWISMAKQKQKIYKENSLDEITVKKEEQERKSSLPMYVSSAASREHSSKTAESPSKVSSLEISKPSASVEKEARRALSPPTPVPPQPSKAQSLPCPVPPKPQVPPASTKPPPQPNPAQRSLSPLSPVPVPQKSPSCTSPPSLSIAATSLPSSQTPQPQSTTATSTPFSSRTAPEKSGSRAPGLSGQTPPSQRGLPPPALPQDEPPWMALAKKKAKAWSEMPQIVQ